The following proteins are co-located in the Methanoregula sp. UBA64 genome:
- the radB gene encoding DNA repair and recombination protein RadB: protein MKTERLTSGNAALDKLLGGGFEPRTLTQIFGGPATGKSTFCMVAAVSCLKAGGSVVFIDSEGFSIERFRQVAGAEADAIADRLYLFEPIDFEQQGSMITEADKVLKLHAPALFILDSATALYRTDLEKGQYAMQQLTRQMLQLLGYAKRYELSVLVTNQVYMDTTRNTYAGLGGTSLEHISKAIIRLDRLEGTPWRKATLTKHRSRPEGQSFEYGIVQDGIREKA, encoded by the coding sequence ATGAAGACCGAACGGCTCACGAGCGGGAATGCGGCTCTCGACAAACTCCTCGGCGGGGGCTTTGAGCCCCGGACCCTCACGCAGATCTTCGGCGGCCCGGCCACGGGGAAAAGCACGTTCTGTATGGTTGCGGCCGTCTCCTGCCTTAAGGCCGGGGGCTCCGTGGTCTTCATCGATTCGGAGGGATTCTCCATCGAGCGGTTCCGGCAGGTGGCCGGCGCCGAGGCCGATGCAATCGCCGACCGGCTCTACCTCTTCGAACCCATCGACTTCGAGCAGCAGGGCAGCATGATCACCGAGGCGGACAAGGTCCTAAAACTCCATGCCCCGGCACTTTTCATCCTCGACTCGGCCACCGCGCTCTACCGTACCGATCTCGAAAAGGGCCAGTACGCCATGCAGCAGCTCACCCGGCAGATGCTCCAGCTCCTCGGCTATGCGAAACGCTACGAGCTCTCGGTGCTGGTGACAAACCAGGTGTACATGGACACCACGAGGAACACCTACGCCGGCCTGGGCGGCACTTCGCTCGAACATATCTCAAAAGCCATTATCCGGCTCGACCGGCTCGAAGGAACCCCGTGGAGAAAGGCAACGCTCACAAAGCACCGCTCCCGGCCCGAGGGCCAGAGCTTCGAGTACGGGATCGTGCAGGACGGCATCAGGGAGAAGGCCTGA
- a CDS encoding CDC48 family AAA ATPase: protein MAEVQLRVDSAYPGDQGGGKARLDPETMLHLKISPGDLVVIEGKRRTVAKVWRSLVEDWNQHKIRIDNFTRTNAGVAIGEPVKVSTITDEVEAKRVVLAPPEDLPKKIPIANNPHVVNGLIDFPVVKNDSIPIMLGLPFVQPQIVAFKVVEIEPEEAVIITKNTTVEFSDKPAAGFEGVKRFSYEDIGGLKDELQRLRETIELPLRHPELFQKLGIEPPKGVLLYGPPGTGKTLIAKAVASESGAHFISIAGPEVISKYYGESEQRLREVFEEARENAPSIVFIDELDSIAPRREEVTGEVERRVVAQLLTMMDGLEERGQVVVIGATNRVDAIDAALRRPGRFDREIEIGVPGEPDRIEILKIHTRGMPLADDVSLDILSQQTHGFVGADLAALAREAAIRALRRYLPELDLDKAEIDQETLDKLKVFAADFRSAQRDVGPSAMREVMLEVSHVKWETVGGLESAKVEVKEAVEYPLTQRERFENLGIEPPKGVLLYGPPGTGKTLIAKAVASESGANFIPVRGPQLLSKWVGESERAVREIFRKARQVSPSIIFFDEIDALAPARGSSNDSHVIDNVLNQILTEMDGLEELKDVVVMGATNRPDIVDPALLRAGRFDRLVYIGEPTAADRKKIIGIHTQYMPLEGSSLEEIVDLTEGYTEDMLAELTEKLGKDKAVSAEEIRAAIPPAKDKGAGIAKGARRRRIVDILHDKNLTFTDPAREKIHTVLSDMTAGFVGADLESLCREAGMLALREGAAFVGEKHFLDAQKKVHPTMNDNLRDYYGKIQQHFKGGLPQKVQPPEYQ from the coding sequence ATGGCTGAAGTGCAACTGCGGGTCGATTCCGCATACCCCGGCGATCAGGGCGGGGGCAAGGCGCGGCTCGATCCTGAAACCATGCTTCATTTAAAGATCTCCCCGGGGGATCTCGTGGTTATCGAAGGAAAGCGCCGGACGGTTGCAAAGGTCTGGCGGTCCCTTGTCGAGGACTGGAACCAGCACAAGATCCGGATCGATAATTTTACCCGGACGAACGCCGGCGTTGCCATCGGCGAGCCGGTCAAAGTCTCCACGATCACCGATGAGGTCGAGGCAAAACGGGTAGTCCTTGCCCCGCCCGAGGACCTCCCGAAAAAGATCCCGATCGCGAACAATCCGCACGTGGTCAACGGCCTGATCGATTTTCCCGTGGTGAAAAACGACTCGATCCCGATCATGCTCGGCCTGCCGTTTGTCCAGCCGCAGATCGTGGCCTTCAAGGTGGTGGAGATCGAGCCCGAAGAGGCCGTGATCATCACGAAAAACACCACGGTCGAGTTCTCCGACAAGCCGGCCGCGGGATTCGAGGGAGTGAAACGCTTCTCGTACGAGGATATCGGCGGCTTAAAGGACGAGCTCCAGCGGCTCCGCGAGACGATCGAGCTCCCGCTCCGGCACCCCGAACTCTTCCAGAAGCTCGGGATCGAACCGCCCAAGGGCGTACTCCTCTACGGCCCGCCCGGGACAGGAAAGACGCTGATTGCAAAGGCCGTTGCAAGCGAGAGCGGTGCGCACTTCATCTCGATTGCCGGCCCCGAGGTTATCTCGAAATATTACGGCGAGAGCGAACAGCGCCTCAGGGAGGTCTTTGAGGAGGCCCGCGAGAACGCGCCCTCGATCGTCTTTATCGACGAGCTCGACTCGATTGCGCCCCGGCGCGAGGAAGTGACAGGAGAAGTCGAGCGCCGGGTCGTAGCCCAGCTGTTGACCATGATGGACGGCCTCGAAGAGAGGGGACAGGTCGTTGTGATCGGCGCCACGAACCGGGTGGACGCGATCGATGCCGCCCTGCGCCGGCCCGGCCGGTTCGACCGGGAGATCGAGATCGGCGTGCCCGGCGAACCGGACCGGATCGAGATTTTGAAGATCCACACCCGGGGGATGCCGCTTGCCGATGATGTGAGCCTCGATATCCTCTCCCAGCAGACCCACGGGTTCGTGGGCGCAGACCTTGCGGCCCTTGCCCGCGAGGCAGCTATCCGCGCCCTGCGCCGGTACCTGCCCGAGCTCGACCTGGACAAGGCCGAGATCGACCAGGAGACGCTCGACAAGCTCAAGGTCTTTGCCGCGGACTTCCGGAGCGCCCAGCGCGACGTTGGCCCGAGCGCGATGCGGGAAGTGATGCTCGAGGTCTCGCACGTGAAATGGGAAACGGTCGGCGGCCTCGAATCGGCAAAGGTCGAGGTCAAGGAGGCCGTCGAGTACCCGCTGACCCAGCGGGAGCGCTTCGAGAACCTGGGGATAGAACCGCCTAAGGGCGTGCTCCTCTACGGCCCGCCCGGGACAGGAAAGACGCTGATTGCAAAGGCTGTTGCAAGCGAGAGCGGCGCAAACTTCATCCCGGTCCGGGGCCCGCAGCTCCTCTCGAAGTGGGTCGGGGAGAGCGAGCGGGCGGTCCGCGAGATCTTCCGCAAGGCCCGGCAGGTCTCGCCGTCGATCATCTTCTTTGACGAGATCGATGCGCTCGCCCCTGCCCGGGGAAGCAGCAACGATTCGCACGTGATCGACAATGTGCTCAACCAGATCCTCACCGAGATGGACGGCCTCGAAGAGCTAAAAGATGTCGTGGTGATGGGCGCAACAAACCGCCCCGATATCGTTGACCCGGCGCTTCTGCGGGCCGGCCGGTTCGACCGGCTGGTGTACATCGGGGAGCCGACCGCAGCGGACCGGAAAAAGATCATCGGCATCCACACGCAGTACATGCCGCTCGAAGGCTCGAGTCTCGAAGAGATCGTGGACCTGACAGAAGGCTATACCGAGGACATGCTTGCCGAGCTCACCGAAAAGCTCGGGAAGGACAAAGCAGTCTCTGCCGAAGAGATCCGGGCCGCGATTCCGCCGGCAAAGGATAAGGGCGCGGGGATCGCGAAAGGCGCCCGGCGCCGGCGCATCGTCGACATCCTGCACGACAAGAACCTGACCTTCACCGACCCGGCCCGGGAAAAGATCCATACCGTCCTCTCGGATATGACCGCCGGGTTTGTCGGGGCCGATCTCGAATCCCTCTGCCGCGAAGCGGGCATGCTCGCCCTTCGCGAGGGAGCGGCATTTGTGGGCGAGAAGCATTTCCTCGATGCCCAGAAGAAGGTCCACCCGACCATGAACGACAATCTCCGGGATTACTACGGCAAGATCCAGCAGCACTTCAAGGGCGGCCTGCCGCAGAAAGTGCAGCCGCCGGAGTACCAGTAA
- a CDS encoding Fic family protein — protein MKKPQKPPDVGRMWSDYLEKYNDLAARVNQKNEESAEIRKLIRKYNELEYIHWDDLRRKKIPFDPIAFWFVLRTIRSTKYREIQIDDEKFPFYIPENFHKQLHLIDKASPASFDRLFGEFPSDANKQQYLINSLMEEAIASSQLEGAATTRPVAKKILREGRKPKDTSERMIVNNYMTILRLKELRDKPLSPELLIEIHMAITLGTLESERDEVLFRTCNDIVVGSRADPTKIFHYPPDCEKIPAMIEDLCTFANEDDEFIHPIVKAIILHFLIGYIHPFVDGNGRTARALFYWYALKHHYDLLEYISISRIFVHAPAQYSHAYQLTETDGNDMTYFIDFNIHIISRALEDLRQYLIRKKEEEAESLQLVERIPDLSFRQAEILRDFIRHPSRPYTISEIAGKYKVSLPTARSDLILLEGKGKLKKYLDGKRQVFTYQKETRQ, from the coding sequence ATGAAAAAACCTCAGAAGCCACCGGATGTTGGCAGGATGTGGTCGGATTATCTTGAAAAGTACAATGATCTGGCCGCCAGAGTAAACCAGAAAAACGAAGAATCCGCGGAAATCCGGAAACTGATCCGGAAATATAACGAGCTTGAGTACATTCACTGGGACGATCTGCGCCGGAAGAAAATCCCGTTCGACCCTATCGCATTCTGGTTTGTCCTACGCACCATCCGCAGCACGAAGTACCGCGAAATCCAGATCGATGACGAGAAATTCCCGTTCTATATTCCGGAAAACTTCCATAAACAACTTCACCTCATCGACAAGGCATCCCCCGCGTCGTTCGACCGGCTCTTCGGGGAGTTCCCCAGCGACGCAAACAAGCAGCAGTACCTCATCAACTCCCTGATGGAGGAGGCCATCGCATCCAGTCAGCTTGAAGGGGCAGCCACGACCCGGCCAGTAGCCAAGAAGATTCTTCGGGAAGGCAGGAAACCGAAGGATACCTCGGAACGGATGATCGTCAACAACTATATGACGATACTCCGGCTCAAAGAGTTGCGGGATAAACCCCTGTCACCTGAGCTCCTCATCGAAATCCATATGGCAATTACCCTGGGAACCCTGGAGAGCGAAAGGGACGAAGTATTGTTCCGTACCTGCAACGATATCGTGGTGGGAAGCAGGGCCGATCCGACAAAGATCTTTCATTATCCGCCGGATTGTGAAAAAATTCCGGCAATGATCGAAGATCTCTGCACATTTGCAAACGAGGATGACGAGTTCATCCATCCTATCGTAAAGGCGATCATCCTTCACTTCCTCATCGGGTATATCCACCCATTCGTTGATGGCAATGGGAGAACCGCAAGAGCGCTTTTTTATTGGTACGCCCTCAAGCACCACTACGATCTGCTGGAGTACATCTCGATCTCGCGCATCTTCGTTCATGCCCCGGCGCAGTATTCCCATGCGTACCAGCTGACGGAGACCGATGGCAACGATATGACCTACTTCATCGATTTCAATATCCATATCATCAGCAGGGCGCTGGAAGACCTCCGGCAGTATCTCATCCGCAAGAAGGAGGAGGAGGCAGAATCGCTCCAGCTGGTCGAACGGATTCCCGATCTCTCGTTCCGCCAGGCTGAGATCCTCCGGGATTTTATCCGTCACCCGTCACGACCGTATACGATCAGTGAGATTGCCGGGAAGTACAAAGTATCGTTACCTACGGCGAGATCCGATCTCATCCTTCTGGAAGGAAAGGGAAAACTGAAAAAATATCTTGACGGTAAGCGGCAGGTATTCACATACCAAAAGGAGACACGGCAATGA
- the larC gene encoding nickel pincer cofactor biosynthesis protein LarC, producing the protein MRILIFDPFHGAAGDMITGALLACGADEKTVAAAMGAAVADPGIGTVTRAGIRAVQVHTKATPAHRTLADVERRLDEAAPRVPAGALAMSRRVFARMNAAEETVHGAHVHFHEVGADDAIADVIGACTALETMKVDGVAILPVAVGSGTVTSAHGTMPVPAPATAEILKNSGLAVLAGTGDGELCTPTGAALLAEFSTISPKDLGAYTILATGYGAGTRDPKDSPNVLRVMLAETTTAAEDTVDILETNVDDVSGEVIGEVLNRLIAAGARDASAAPILMKKGRPGYLVSVIAMQKDSPALAEKMAEELGTLGVRCLPAVHRFVAGRTTGTVEVTIAGHTKHIPVKYGLIRGKVYTAKPEFDAANVWAKELGMPVREVLRAIATAIGKTGMGQP; encoded by the coding sequence ATGCGCATCCTCATTTTCGACCCGTTCCACGGCGCGGCAGGAGACATGATCACAGGGGCCCTGCTCGCCTGCGGTGCCGATGAAAAAACCGTCGCGGCCGCAATGGGGGCGGCAGTCGCGGACCCGGGGATCGGGACCGTGACCCGGGCCGGGATCCGGGCGGTACAGGTCCACACGAAGGCCACGCCGGCCCACCGCACGCTCGCGGACGTGGAACGCCGGCTCGATGAGGCTGCACCCCGCGTGCCGGCCGGTGCGCTTGCAATGTCCCGCCGGGTCTTTGCCCGGATGAATGCCGCAGAAGAGACCGTGCACGGGGCCCATGTCCACTTCCACGAGGTCGGGGCCGATGACGCCATCGCGGACGTGATCGGGGCCTGCACGGCGCTTGAAACCATGAAGGTGGACGGCGTTGCGATCCTGCCGGTCGCGGTCGGCTCCGGCACGGTGACCAGTGCCCACGGGACCATGCCCGTCCCTGCCCCGGCAACCGCGGAGATCCTCAAAAATTCCGGCCTTGCGGTCCTCGCCGGCACCGGGGACGGCGAGCTCTGCACCCCCACCGGCGCGGCCCTGCTCGCGGAATTTTCCACCATCTCCCCAAAAGACCTCGGGGCGTACACGATCCTCGCCACCGGCTACGGCGCCGGAACGCGGGATCCCAAAGATTCCCCGAACGTGCTCCGGGTCATGCTCGCCGAGACCACAACGGCAGCAGAGGACACGGTCGATATCCTCGAAACGAACGTGGACGATGTGAGCGGGGAAGTGATCGGTGAGGTCTTGAACCGGCTCATTGCCGCCGGCGCACGGGACGCGAGCGCCGCCCCGATCCTCATGAAGAAGGGCCGGCCCGGGTACCTGGTCTCTGTGATCGCCATGCAAAAAGACAGCCCGGCGCTTGCAGAAAAGATGGCGGAAGAACTCGGGACGCTCGGGGTCCGCTGCCTCCCGGCCGTGCACCGGTTCGTGGCCGGCCGGACCACCGGGACCGTTGAGGTCACTATTGCCGGCCACACGAAACATATCCCGGTCAAGTACGGCCTCATCCGCGGAAAGGTCTACACCGCAAAGCCCGAGTTCGATGCCGCAAACGTGTGGGCAAAGGAGCTCGGCATGCCCGTCCGCGAAGTCCTGCGGGCCATCGCCACGGCCATCGGCAAAACCGGCATGGGGCAGCCATGA
- a CDS encoding 4a-hydroxytetrahydrobiopterin dehydratase, with protein MELAQKKCSTYKPGTPPITRKDTVELIKEVPGWALFDGHLKRTFEFDDSEASIAFINDLIVMSTEEGHIPDLALREGKFVEVGLYTYPAGGLTLNDFIMAAKINAKQPE; from the coding sequence ATGGAACTCGCGCAAAAGAAGTGCTCGACCTACAAGCCCGGTACGCCGCCGATTACCCGGAAAGACACGGTCGAGCTCATAAAGGAAGTGCCCGGCTGGGCGCTTTTTGACGGCCACCTGAAACGCACGTTCGAGTTTGACGACAGCGAGGCGTCGATTGCGTTTATCAACGACCTGATCGTGATGTCGACCGAGGAAGGACATATCCCGGACCTTGCGCTGCGCGAAGGAAAGTTCGTGGAAGTCGGCCTCTATACCTACCCGGCCGGCGGGCTCACGTTAAACGATTTCATCATGGCGGCAAAGATCAACGCGAAACAGCCGGAGTAA